In Columba livia isolate bColLiv1 breed racing homer chromosome Z, bColLiv1.pat.W.v2, whole genome shotgun sequence, one DNA window encodes the following:
- the S1PR3 gene encoding sphingosine 1-phosphate receptor 3, protein MMAAVTVAPDALVSPQGNEEMDSLIVLHYNYTGKLILREKATDSIDLSTIAFLILCSFIVLENLMVLIAIWKNNKFHNRMYFFIGNLALCDLLAGIVYKVNILMSGKKTLSLSSTIWFIREGSMFVALGASTFSLLAIAIERHLTMIKMRPYDANKKYRVFLLIGTCWLISISLGALPILGWNCINNLPDCSTILPLYSKKYVVFCISIFIAILVAIVILYARIYILVKSSSRNVTNHNNSERSMALLRTVVIVVSVFIACWSPLFILFLIDVACKVKECSILYKANWFIALAVINSAMNPIIYTLASKEMRRAFFRLVCGCLVKSKVARSLPIQPTPDHSRSKSSSSNTQKPKEDFPQVNVPSCIAEKNESSFHNGNFCK, encoded by the coding sequence ATGATGGCAGCAGTTACCGTGGCACCTGATGCTCTTGTCAGCCCTCAAGGAAATGAAGAGATGGACTCTCTGATCGTACTGCATTATAATTACACAGGAAAGCTTATTTTAAGGGAAAAGGCAACTGATAGCATAGACCTGTCCACTATTGCATTTCTGATCCTATGTAGTTTCATAGTCCTGGAAAACTTGATGGTGTTGATTGCCATATGGAAAAACAATAAATTTCACAATCGCATGTACTTTTTTATCGGCAATCTAGCTCTCTGTGATCTTTTAGCTGGGATTGTTTACAAAGTAAACATTCTTATGTCTGGGAAGAAAACACTGAGCTTGTCCTCCACAATCTGGTTCATCAGAGAAGGCAGCATGTTTGTTGCCCTGGGAGCCTCTACTTTCAGCTTACTAGCAATAGCTATTGAGCGGCATTTGACCATGATTAAAATGAGACCTTACGAcgcaaataaaaaatacagagtGTTCCTTCTCATTGGTACATGCTGGCttatttcaatttccttggGTGCCTTACCCATCCTCGGCTGGAACTGTATAAACAACTTACCAGATTGCTCAACAATTTTGCCACTGTACTCCAAGAAGTATGTTGTGTTCTGCATTAGTATCTTCATAGCCATTTTGGTTGCCATTGTCATCCTTTATGCCCGTATCTACATCCTGGTAAAGTCCAGCAGTCGTAATGTCACTAACCACAATAACTCGGAGCGGTCCATGGCACTCCTTAGGACTGTTGTGATCGTCGTTAGTGTCTTCATTGCCTGTTGGTCTCCACTGTTCATCCTGTTCCTCATCGACGTGGCCTGCAAAGTCAAGGAGTGCTCTATCTTGTACAAAGCCAACTGGTTTATTGCTCTGGCGGTCATAAATTCTGCAATGAACCCCATCATCTACACTCTGGCTAGTAAGGAAATGCGccgggctttctttcgccttgtTTGTGGCTGCCTGGTGAAATCTAAAGTGGCCAGATCTTTGCCTATTCAGCCCACACCAGATCATAGTCGAAGTAaatccagcagcagcaatacCCAGAAGCCAAAGGAAGACTTCCCACAGGTTAATGTACCTTCCTGTATCGCTGAGAAAAATGAATCTTCATTTCACAATGGAAACTTCTGTAAGTAA